A single region of the Syntrophorhabdus sp. genome encodes:
- a CDS encoding NAD(P)H oxidoreductase: protein METSKTNILILFAHPRFERSRVNRALLTGVSNLPGVTLHDLYEEYPDFNVDVEREKELLLDHQVIIWQHPLYMYGAPALLKQWIDMVLEHGWAHGEGGTNLRGKVIFNALTAGGTRDVYVSGGHGHTLPEFFISFEQTARLCNMVYLPPFVVHGTYLLTDRELEECAGAYRNLLEQLTKGGTELRDILDCEYLNDWLQAGKETADG, encoded by the coding sequence ATGGAGACGTCGAAGACCAACATTCTCATACTTTTCGCCCATCCCCGCTTCGAAAGATCCCGGGTGAACCGGGCCCTCCTCACGGGGGTCTCAAACCTGCCCGGCGTTACCCTTCACGACCTTTACGAGGAATACCCCGATTTCAACGTCGACGTGGAGCGGGAGAAGGAACTCCTTCTTGACCATCAGGTCATCATCTGGCAGCATCCCCTGTACATGTACGGGGCGCCGGCCCTGCTCAAACAATGGATCGACATGGTACTTGAACACGGTTGGGCCCATGGCGAAGGCGGCACCAATCTCAGGGGCAAGGTCATTTTCAACGCCCTGACCGCGGGCGGCACGAGGGATGTCTACGTGTCAGGGGGACACGGGCACACGCTTCCGGAGTTTTTCATATCCTTTGAACAGACGGCGCGCCTGTGCAACATGGTCTACCTACCCCCTTTTGTCGTACACGGCACGTACCTTCTCACAGACCGGGAGTTGGAGGAATGCGCGGGGGCCTATCGCAACCTTCTCGAGCAACTGACGAAGGGCGGAACGGAGCTGAGGGACATTTTGGACTGCGAATACCTCAACGACTGGCTTCAGGCCGGGAAGGAAACGGCTGACGGATGA
- a CDS encoding putative toxin-antitoxin system toxin component, PIN family, which translates to MVVSAFAFGGLPRRALMKAFQETEICVSPSLLNEYRDVPQELFRKNKIDKEQFKGLIAGIAALVSSARVVVPRDVLKVCRDPKDNMVLECCVEAGADMLITGDRDLLDIGGLPFRLRIVTPRTFITTA; encoded by the coding sequence GTGGTCGTTTCGGCCTTTGCCTTTGGCGGTTTACCGAGACGGGCCTTGATGAAAGCCTTTCAAGAGACGGAGATTTGTGTTTCGCCATCGCTGCTCAACGAATATCGTGACGTACCGCAGGAACTTTTCCGGAAGAACAAGATAGACAAAGAACAGTTTAAGGGGCTGATAGCGGGAATAGCCGCCCTTGTGTCGTCTGCCAGAGTTGTGGTGCCCCGGGATGTGCTGAAGGTCTGCCGGGATCCCAAGGACAATATGGTGCTGGAGTGTTGCGTCGAAGCCGGAGCGGATATGCTGATCACCGGGGATAGAGACCTGCTGGACATAGGGGGTCTTCCCTTTCGTCTCCGCATAGTGACCCCGAGGACGTTCATAACGACGGCTTAA